From a region of the Bradyrhizobium manausense genome:
- a CDS encoding SMP-30/gluconolactonase/LRE family protein: protein MTRQQQREDVALSRRTLVQGLALGAAATMAGTGTALAQTGPAAPPTTITTPPRDFGPHGAPTTYFWDPDVIAVDPTFNDLAQPNTAIKRLFTGVLWAEGPAWSAQGRYLLWSDIPNNRQMRWSEDDGRVSVFRTPSNNSNGNSFDFQGRQLSCEHLTRRVTRYEHDGTATVLCDNFNGKKLNSPNDVVAHPDGSYWFTDPPYGGQLYEGEPDSGGKLNPRIGQPADFMPKKRELPTNCYRIDPSGRVDLVVSEEQVPDPNGLCFSPDFEKLYVVSTGKGPGDTGPGGKGEIFVFDVGSDNKLSNQKNFSDCVIDGVKCGPDGVRCDVNGNVWASSNAGRAVGYNGVTVWSPEGKLLGRIRLPEVCGNVCFGGPKRNRLFMAASQSLYAVFTATQGAAPG from the coding sequence ATGACACGCCAACAGCAGCGTGAGGATGTTGCGCTTTCACGCCGGACGCTGGTGCAGGGCCTTGCGCTCGGCGCCGCTGCCACGATGGCCGGAACGGGCACCGCGCTGGCCCAGACCGGACCTGCCGCCCCGCCAACGACGATCACCACACCGCCGCGCGACTTCGGTCCGCACGGCGCACCGACCACCTATTTCTGGGACCCCGATGTGATCGCGGTCGATCCCACCTTCAACGATCTGGCGCAACCCAACACCGCGATCAAGCGGCTCTTCACCGGCGTGCTCTGGGCCGAAGGCCCGGCGTGGAGCGCGCAAGGCCGCTATCTGTTGTGGAGCGACATTCCCAACAACAGGCAGATGCGCTGGAGCGAGGACGACGGCCGCGTCAGTGTGTTCCGCACGCCTTCCAACAACTCCAACGGCAACTCGTTCGACTTCCAGGGCCGCCAGCTCTCCTGCGAGCACCTGACGCGGCGGGTGACGCGCTACGAGCATGACGGCACCGCCACCGTGCTGTGCGACAATTTCAATGGCAAGAAGCTGAACTCGCCGAACGACGTCGTCGCCCATCCCGACGGCAGCTATTGGTTCACCGATCCGCCCTATGGCGGTCAGCTCTATGAGGGCGAACCCGACTCGGGTGGCAAGCTCAATCCCAGAATCGGGCAGCCGGCCGACTTCATGCCGAAGAAGCGTGAGCTGCCGACCAATTGCTATCGCATCGATCCCAGCGGCCGCGTCGATCTCGTCGTCAGCGAGGAGCAGGTGCCGGATCCCAATGGCCTCTGCTTCTCGCCCGATTTCGAGAAACTCTATGTCGTCTCGACCGGCAAGGGACCGGGCGACACCGGTCCCGGCGGCAAGGGTGAGATTTTTGTGTTCGATGTCGGCAGCGACAACAAGCTGTCAAATCAGAAGAACTTCTCCGATTGCGTGATCGACGGCGTCAAGTGCGGGCCGGACGGCGTGCGCTGCGACGTCAACGGCAACGTCTGGGCCTCCAGCAATGCCGGCCGCGCCGTTGGTTATAACGGCGTGACGGTGTGGTCGCCGGAAGGCAAATTGCTCGGCCGCATCCGCCTGCCCGAGGTCTGCGGCAACGTCTGCTTCGGTGGACCCAAGCGCAACCGCCTGTTCATGGCCGCGAGCCAATCGCTCTACGCGGTCTTCACGGCGACGCAAGGTGCAGCGCCGGGCTAA
- a CDS encoding D-alanine--D-alanine ligase family protein produces the protein MADKIRVVVLYGGRSGEHEVSLKSAASVLRHLDRARFEVIPVSIDKTGRWQWNDLAGIDPAQVSLPILPDAPEIRLARGADGRGVLMPISEGAGGPVAIDVIFPVMHGPLCEDGTVQGLLELADVAYVGSGVLASAVSMDKDVAKRLAEFAGVPVAPYRVLTRKAFAADRASALARAAEGLNLPVFVKPCNMGSSVGIHKVKTWEALGPALDDAFRYDLKVLVEQGIDAREIEVAVLEGETLFASVASELNPNAHHEFYSYEAKYLDPDGARVDLPAKLDATQMARVRALAVRVFAALECSDLARVDFFLDRQSGEFCFNEINTLPGFTSISMYPKMMEASGVPYGELLTRLVHLALARYQQRHALERGYSS, from the coding sequence ATGGCAGACAAAATTCGCGTCGTTGTTCTCTATGGCGGCAGGTCCGGTGAGCACGAGGTCTCGCTGAAATCAGCCGCCTCGGTGCTCAGGCATCTTGACCGAGCGCGCTTCGAGGTGATCCCGGTTTCGATCGACAAGACCGGCCGGTGGCAGTGGAACGATCTTGCCGGGATCGATCCGGCACAGGTGTCTTTACCGATCCTGCCCGATGCGCCCGAGATACGGCTCGCCAGAGGCGCGGATGGACGCGGCGTTCTCATGCCGATTTCCGAAGGCGCGGGCGGGCCTGTCGCAATCGACGTTATCTTTCCCGTCATGCACGGCCCCCTGTGCGAGGACGGCACCGTGCAGGGCCTGCTGGAACTGGCCGACGTCGCCTATGTCGGGTCTGGCGTTCTCGCCTCCGCGGTCAGCATGGACAAGGACGTCGCCAAGCGGCTCGCTGAATTCGCCGGCGTCCCGGTCGCGCCCTATCGCGTGCTCACGCGCAAGGCCTTCGCCGCAGACCGCGCCTCCGCTCTCGCCAGGGCGGCCGAGGGTCTCAATCTCCCGGTGTTCGTCAAGCCGTGCAACATGGGCTCCAGTGTCGGCATCCACAAGGTGAAGACATGGGAGGCGCTCGGCCCGGCGCTCGACGATGCGTTTCGCTACGATCTCAAGGTGCTGGTCGAACAGGGCATCGACGCCCGCGAGATCGAGGTCGCCGTGCTCGAGGGCGAGACGTTGTTTGCCAGCGTCGCCAGCGAGCTCAATCCCAACGCCCATCACGAATTCTATTCCTACGAGGCCAAATATCTCGATCCTGATGGCGCACGCGTCGATCTTCCGGCCAAATTGGATGCGACCCAGATGGCGCGCGTGCGCGCGCTCGCGGTGCGGGTGTTCGCAGCCCTCGAATGCAGCGACCTCGCGCGCGTCGATTTCTTCCTCGATCGGCAATCCGGCGAGTTCTGCTTCAACGAGATCAACACCCTGCCCGGCTTCACGTCGATCAGCATGTATCCGAAGATGATGGAAGCCTCCGGCGTACCGTATGGAGAGCTGCTGACGCGGCTCGTCCATCTGGCGCTGGCCCGCTACCAGCAGCGTCATGCCCTGGAACGCGGCTACTCGAGCTAG